A single window of Sparus aurata chromosome 22, fSpaAur1.1, whole genome shotgun sequence DNA harbors:
- the LOC115574129 gene encoding protein LBH, which yields MTEVMTTCESVGGASGEEALALQVFPDPAEDFPKLSRLLPSIVVEPTDGGDVESGELRWPPDDVSSDVREDQAQVAGPMEEAEPQEEGGV from the exons ATGACAGAGGTGATGACCACCTGTGAGTCAGTGGGTGGAGCTTCTGGAGAGGAGGCGCTGGCTCTCCAG GTGTTTCCAGACCCTGCAGAGGATTTTCCAAAACTTTCCAGGCTCCTCCCGTCCATCGTAGTGGAGCCGACAGACGGAGGAGATGTGGAGAGCGGCGAGCTCCGCTGGCCTCCTGATGATGtcagcagtgatgtcagagaGGACCAGGCCCAGGTGGCAG GTCCTATGGAGGAGGCGGAGCCACAGGAGGAGGGCGGAGTTTAA